The proteins below come from a single Candidatus Margulisiibacteriota bacterium genomic window:
- the rpmE gene encoding 50S ribosomal protein L31, with the protein MKEGIHPTVYKVDAECVCGAKYKTFSTSDKVRVDICAACHPFFTGQEKIIDTEGRVERFKRRYNMK; encoded by the coding sequence ATGAAAGAAGGAATACACCCAACAGTTTACAAAGTAGATGCTGAATGCGTTTGCGGTGCTAAATACAAGACTTTTTCTACAAGTGACAAGGTTAGAGTAGACATTTGTGCTGCTTGCCACCCATTCTTTACTGGTCAAGAAAAGATAATTGATACAGAAGGTAGAGTAGAGAGATTCAAACGTCGTTATAATATGAAATAA